The following are encoded in a window of Nitrospira sp. genomic DNA:
- a CDS encoding MFS transporter — translation MRRSIPRNVWIAGWVSFFMDVSSEMVYPLVPLFLTSSLGASKSVVGLIEGIAEAAASLLKLFSGVVADRFGKTKLLMGLGYGISTASRPLLALAPGWGMVLAARFTDRVGKGIRTAPRDAIIAASTPPERLGLAFGFHRALDTAGAVVGPALALVILSVWVADYRLVFWLSIVPGVVAVALIVWFINSDGPAPSTRPPLEWSLHGLDPRLLKFLLVIGLFSLGNSSNVFMILRAEQVGVSPAWISGLYLAFNITYALLSVPAGMLADRIGPKKMILSGFALFAMVYAGFALVTHIWQIAALFIGYGLYMGLTDGVQRAYLSTLISADQQATGFGLYHMVVGLAILPASLIAGLLWDSIGPAAPFIFGATMALLSGSAFAWLAENRSPVGV, via the coding sequence ATGCGACGATCGATCCCGCGCAATGTGTGGATCGCCGGATGGGTCAGCTTCTTCATGGACGTCAGTTCGGAGATGGTGTATCCCCTCGTGCCGCTGTTTCTCACCTCATCGTTAGGCGCGAGCAAATCCGTTGTCGGGCTCATCGAGGGCATTGCCGAAGCAGCCGCGAGCCTGCTCAAACTGTTTTCCGGTGTGGTGGCCGATCGCTTCGGTAAAACCAAGCTCTTAATGGGGCTGGGCTACGGGATCTCGACCGCTTCTCGTCCGCTTCTGGCGCTCGCCCCAGGATGGGGAATGGTGCTAGCGGCCCGTTTTACCGACCGCGTCGGCAAGGGCATCAGGACTGCCCCGCGCGATGCGATCATCGCGGCCTCGACTCCGCCGGAGCGGCTGGGGCTGGCCTTCGGCTTCCACCGGGCGCTGGATACGGCGGGAGCAGTGGTAGGCCCGGCCCTGGCCCTCGTCATTCTGTCCGTCTGGGTGGCAGACTATCGCCTTGTCTTCTGGCTGTCCATCGTGCCCGGCGTGGTAGCCGTTGCACTGATCGTCTGGTTCATCAATTCCGATGGTCCGGCTCCCTCAACTCGGCCGCCGCTCGAGTGGTCGCTTCATGGGCTCGACCCGCGTCTTCTGAAATTCCTGCTAGTCATCGGCTTGTTCTCCCTCGGCAATTCCAGCAACGTATTTATGATCCTCAGGGCCGAGCAGGTGGGAGTGAGTCCGGCCTGGATTTCAGGGCTCTACCTTGCGTTCAACATCACCTATGCCCTGCTGTCGGTGCCTGCCGGAATGCTGGCCGATCGAATTGGACCGAAGAAGATGATTCTGTCTGGATTTGCGCTGTTCGCCATGGTGTACGCAGGGTTTGCTCTGGTGACACACATCTGGCAAATTGCTGCGCTTTTCATCGGCTATGGTCTATACATGGGCCTGACAGACGGAGTGCAGCGTGCCTATCTTTCCACCTTGATCAGCGCAGACCAGCAAGCCACCGGGTTCGGCCTCTATCACATGGTGGTCGGCCTGGCCATCTTACCTGCAAGCCTCATCGCCGGGCTGCTATGGGATTCCATCGGACCGGCGGCTCCTTTCATATTCGGCGCAACCATGGCCTTGCTTTCAGGCTCGGCCTTCGCGTGGTTGGCAGAAAACCGCTCACCCGTCGGCGTTTGA
- the tatA gene encoding twin-arginine translocase TatA/TatE family subunit, translating to MFGLGAGEVLIILVIAFLLFGPKQLPEVGRQVGKAVKGFKETAEDLRKSVEPEINMIQQEVKMVEQDFQASMKEAEEEINAAGKQAEDGTKSISQSGQA from the coding sequence ATGTTTGGATTAGGCGCCGGCGAAGTCTTAATTATCCTGGTGATTGCGTTTCTGTTGTTCGGGCCCAAGCAGTTGCCTGAAGTCGGGCGGCAGGTCGGGAAGGCCGTCAAAGGCTTCAAGGAGACGGCGGAAGATCTGCGGAAGTCGGTGGAGCCTGAGATCAACATGATTCAGCAGGAAGTGAAGATGGTCGAGCAGGATTTCCAGGCGTCGATGAAAGAAGCGGAAGAGGAAATCAACGCGGCCGGCAAACAGGCAGAGGACGGGACCAAGTCCATCAGCCAATCCGGGCAGGCGTAA
- a CDS encoding glycosyltransferase family 2 protein produces the protein MSPSPRPWASVVIPIKDERDNLTPLTERVLKVLSTREESKTAPFELVYVDDGSSDGSSELLDQLQQTYPAVRVLHFDRNYGQSSAFDAGFKHSTGDLVITLDGDLQNDPADIDKMLPLLRQFDLVCGWRTSRNDNLVRKLSSRIANAVRSAVTGDRVHDTGCSLKIFRRAVVDKLQLFTGMHRFFPALALMHGFTVTEIPVSHHPRAHGISKYGVGNRLFKSLYDLIAVRWMQHRCLRYTLRH, from the coding sequence ATGAGCCCATCACCTCGCCCATGGGCCTCTGTCGTCATTCCCATCAAGGATGAACGCGACAACCTCACCCCGCTTACCGAACGGGTGCTCAAAGTCCTCTCGACTCGCGAAGAATCCAAAACCGCGCCGTTTGAGCTGGTGTACGTCGACGATGGCAGCAGCGACGGCAGCAGCGAATTGCTGGATCAGCTCCAACAAACCTATCCGGCGGTCCGCGTGCTGCACTTCGACCGGAACTACGGACAATCCTCCGCCTTCGACGCCGGATTCAAACATTCCACCGGCGACCTGGTCATTACGCTGGACGGCGATCTGCAAAACGATCCGGCCGACATCGACAAAATGCTGCCCCTGCTCCGGCAATTCGATCTGGTGTGCGGATGGCGCACCAGCCGCAACGACAATCTCGTCAGAAAACTGTCCTCGCGCATCGCGAATGCCGTGCGCAGCGCCGTGACCGGCGACCGCGTGCACGACACCGGCTGCTCCCTGAAAATTTTCCGGCGCGCCGTCGTGGACAAGCTGCAGCTCTTCACCGGCATGCACCGGTTTTTTCCGGCCTTAGCCCTCATGCACGGCTTCACCGTCACCGAAATACCGGTCAGCCACCATCCCCGGGCACATGGGATTTCCAAATACGGCGTCGGCAACCGGCTCTTCAAGAGCCTCTACGACCTGATCGCCGTGCGCTGGATGCAACATCGCTGTTTACGGTATACGCTACGTCACTAA
- a CDS encoding glycosyltransferase family 39 protein yields the protein MTSETIGQADSPASSACDSSPSTRHVLLLLALCGILFFWNLGALGLTDRDEGRNAEAGREMLETGDWMSPTFNYEPRYAKPALVYWLMGASYKTFGVSEFAARFPSAIFGLGLVLMLYLFLTRLRDANTGLLGAMMLALNLQMIGLNRMALTDSVLIFFTTLSLFAFWMGFQTTRERRPWLWICYAAMGIATLAKGPVGFLVPLIVVALYLSLTKQWKPFWQEGRPLAGTALTVLIALPWYAGMWWLHGSEYTDSAQANTVGRFLKPMEGHSFGFLFYVPVLLLGFFPWSGWLLFAWPQTLKSWRAARTSESPTPSSITHHSSHSDKLDWFAAAWIFGTFVFFTLSSTRLPHYIGPLFPAAAILTASYWARCVREPSTRGANASVHLVMWLGFILAGAMACLPWIYDTMLASKLTKEYPLATQLSLGHGPYIAATVLLVGMGLVGLFGLSDTRRNAAFWAASGSLFGVILVLMIFILPAANRFFVAPQQELAYAAGLNLAPGEQLIAYGATRPSTAFYARRKVLFVGAGEEEKLRTALSQPGRSMILLPESFVDKLPGDLKNYQPILKRYGYLLLASEPMVKIPEGLLPPPPALEPKIFGH from the coding sequence GTGACAAGCGAGACAATCGGGCAAGCCGACTCCCCCGCATCCTCTGCATGTGACTCGTCACCCAGCACCCGTCACGTCCTGCTCCTGCTGGCGCTCTGCGGCATCCTGTTCTTTTGGAATCTGGGCGCCCTGGGCCTGACCGATCGCGACGAAGGCCGGAATGCCGAAGCCGGACGGGAGATGCTCGAAACCGGCGACTGGATGAGCCCCACCTTCAACTACGAACCCCGCTATGCAAAACCGGCGCTGGTCTACTGGCTGATGGGCGCCTCGTATAAAACATTCGGCGTCAGCGAATTCGCCGCACGATTCCCCTCCGCGATCTTCGGACTCGGCCTGGTGCTGATGCTCTACCTGTTCCTCACGCGCCTGCGTGACGCGAATACGGGGCTGCTCGGCGCCATGATGCTGGCGCTGAATCTTCAGATGATCGGGCTGAACCGCATGGCCCTGACCGACAGCGTGTTGATCTTTTTCACCACGCTCTCACTCTTCGCCTTCTGGATGGGATTTCAGACCACACGCGAGCGACGCCCCTGGTTGTGGATCTGTTATGCGGCCATGGGGATCGCCACGCTGGCAAAGGGACCGGTGGGGTTCCTCGTTCCTCTGATCGTGGTCGCCTTGTACTTGTCGCTCACGAAACAGTGGAAACCTTTCTGGCAGGAGGGGCGCCCGCTCGCCGGCACGGCGCTGACGGTCCTGATCGCGCTGCCCTGGTACGCAGGCATGTGGTGGCTTCACGGCAGCGAGTACACCGACTCGGCGCAGGCGAATACGGTCGGGCGCTTTCTCAAGCCCATGGAAGGGCACAGCTTCGGATTCTTGTTTTACGTTCCGGTGTTGCTGCTGGGATTTTTCCCCTGGAGCGGCTGGCTGCTGTTCGCCTGGCCGCAGACCTTGAAGAGTTGGCGCGCGGCACGGACGAGCGAATCACCCACCCCATCATCCATCACTCATCACTCATCACATTCCGACAAATTAGACTGGTTCGCCGCTGCGTGGATCTTTGGAACATTCGTCTTTTTCACGCTCTCGTCGACGAGACTGCCCCATTACATCGGCCCCCTCTTTCCCGCCGCCGCGATCCTGACGGCTTCTTATTGGGCACGCTGCGTACGGGAACCCTCGACCAGAGGCGCCAATGCCTCCGTTCACCTGGTCATGTGGCTGGGGTTTATCCTGGCGGGAGCCATGGCCTGCCTCCCCTGGATCTACGACACGATGCTGGCGAGTAAGCTCACGAAAGAATATCCGTTAGCCACCCAGCTCTCCCTGGGCCACGGGCCCTATATCGCTGCGACGGTCCTGCTGGTGGGGATGGGCTTGGTGGGGTTGTTCGGCCTGTCGGACACCAGACGCAATGCCGCCTTCTGGGCAGCCAGCGGATCGCTGTTCGGCGTGATCCTCGTGCTGATGATTTTCATCCTGCCCGCGGCGAATCGATTTTTCGTCGCGCCGCAGCAAGAGCTGGCCTACGCCGCAGGATTGAACCTGGCGCCGGGAGAACAACTAATCGCCTATGGGGCGACAAGACCTTCGACGGCGTTTTATGCCAGACGAAAAGTGCTCTTCGTGGGAGCGGGTGAAGAAGAGAAACTCCGCACGGCCCTGAGCCAGCCGGGCCGCTCGATGATTCTGCTGCCGGAATCGTTTGTGGACAAACTGCCGGGAGATCTCAAAAATTATCAGCCGATCTTGAAACGCTACGGCTATCTGCTCTTGGCCAGCGAGCCGATGGTGAAAATCCCGGAGGGGCTCCTTCCGCCTCCGCCGGCTCTTGAGCCAAAAATCTTCGGTCACTAA
- a CDS encoding phosphatase PAP2 family protein, with the protein MSLVSLCAALGCVLWGLRQLDGPVARYLRTMTTPEGGGTLTIPWMAFVSHAGNWMGDGRQLLIVSAILLAVGWLLPSSRGIATGIQTLWAHGLATVLVHTVKHLIGRPRPKFSASGEWSIAPSLVSGFDSFPSGHTTATFALATVLSRRFPLLSALFMGIAAFVALSRVLRGSHFPSDVFGGWVLGTVSGMVAANPWKDWIRSVESALYQAATGTVWIFAIVWSLAFPVESGPESPFLIGGGALLVAAGVVIRVRAWWISRVSSAQGSVQGPILAMAIGLSLMSTAPLVMAAAGLLGLALWFRGDQIPAVGETPCGIAVSRECELAGAVLLSLVILVAFRGVLPLG; encoded by the coding sequence GTGTCCCTGGTTAGTCTCTGTGCCGCCTTAGGCTGCGTCCTTTGGGGTTTGCGTCAGCTCGATGGTCCGGTCGCCCGGTATCTGCGTACGATGACGACGCCCGAGGGCGGCGGGACGTTAACGATTCCCTGGATGGCGTTCGTGAGTCACGCCGGGAACTGGATGGGCGACGGTCGGCAGTTGCTGATTGTCAGCGCGATCCTGCTGGCCGTTGGCTGGCTGCTGCCGTCATCGCGCGGGATCGCAACCGGCATCCAAACCCTGTGGGCGCACGGGCTGGCCACAGTGCTTGTCCATACGGTGAAGCATCTCATCGGTCGGCCACGGCCGAAATTCTCTGCGTCGGGTGAGTGGTCGATCGCGCCCTCGCTGGTTTCCGGGTTCGATTCCTTCCCATCCGGCCATACGACGGCGACCTTTGCGCTCGCGACCGTCCTGAGCCGCCGGTTTCCGTTGTTATCCGCGTTATTCATGGGCATCGCGGCATTTGTCGCGCTCAGCCGCGTGTTACGCGGATCGCATTTCCCCAGCGACGTCTTTGGTGGGTGGGTGTTGGGAACGGTGAGCGGGATGGTGGCGGCGAATCCGTGGAAGGACTGGATCCGGTCGGTTGAATCCGCGTTGTATCAGGCCGCTACCGGTACCGTGTGGATCTTTGCCATTGTCTGGTCCTTGGCCTTTCCGGTCGAGTCGGGGCCGGAGAGCCCGTTCCTCATCGGGGGCGGGGCGTTGCTGGTGGCGGCCGGTGTCGTGATCCGGGTCCGTGCGTGGTGGATCAGCCGCGTGTCTTCCGCACAAGGGTCAGTCCAAGGCCCGATCCTGGCGATGGCCATCGGGTTATCGCTGATGTCCACGGCGCCTCTCGTCATGGCGGCAGCCGGGTTGCTCGGTCTTGCCCTCTGGTTCCGCGGCGATCAGATCCCGGCTGTCGGAGAAACACCCTGCGGGATCGCTGTATCCAGGGAGTGTGAGTTGGCCGGGGCGGTCCTGCTGAGTCTGGTCATCCTCGTGGCGTTCCGAGGTGTGCTGCCCTTGGGCTAG
- a CDS encoding SAM-dependent methyltransferase — protein sequence MNTLQDADALPQLIGDYKPLDQWQAHLNTLFYRLRGDQLRTYYQTFASADYRLAHALAADYFEKVTKREKATGAATTPLIVHEWGPGNGNLAACFLSHLKAIDKAGQVYSRVKYVLVDWEQSVLDRALSHPDLAPHKDRVEAQLATVDHVSGAADQSVDRIICNELWNDLPTKLMAKNAGEIEEEFLRPNLSESLHATIQDWSGFVRAFEGKDIETLKTFPPFLDDLVWEKEYRKVEWKDVPYRKTITEFLKTIDEQVLVPINLGAFATVKEAKRLLAPGAIGFSAFDAGTADMQVLNDPDKPCYGQFGGQYSFMINFALVEAIAKHLGLGGITIEPQREFVGRSLNTNVITLMDLLATHPSAGPKMQAWEQDRLVLKTIKALNESYESPYSRMLEFPLQKNMPMEERETLNGMLLSLKRTGVPDTVAYLTEEELLATARDLEAVGYDPDTLNVALTAPPSPIEYHHFTCK from the coding sequence ATGAACACCTTACAAGACGCCGACGCATTGCCGCAGTTGATCGGGGACTATAAGCCGCTGGATCAGTGGCAGGCTCATCTCAATACGCTCTTCTATCGCCTCCGCGGCGACCAGTTGCGGACCTATTACCAGACGTTTGCGTCGGCAGACTATCGGTTGGCGCATGCGTTGGCTGCGGATTATTTCGAGAAGGTGACGAAACGGGAGAAGGCCACAGGGGCCGCGACCACTCCACTCATCGTGCATGAATGGGGACCGGGGAACGGCAATCTGGCTGCCTGTTTCTTAAGCCACCTGAAGGCGATCGATAAAGCCGGGCAGGTCTATTCGCGAGTCAAGTACGTCCTGGTGGATTGGGAGCAATCGGTCCTGGATCGTGCGCTGTCGCATCCGGACCTCGCGCCGCACAAAGATCGCGTCGAGGCTCAGCTGGCCACCGTCGATCATGTGTCCGGGGCCGCGGATCAATCGGTCGATCGGATTATCTGCAACGAGTTGTGGAACGACTTGCCCACCAAGCTCATGGCGAAGAACGCCGGCGAGATTGAGGAAGAATTTCTCCGCCCCAACCTCAGCGAATCGCTCCATGCCACCATTCAGGACTGGTCGGGATTCGTCCGGGCTTTCGAGGGCAAAGACATCGAGACGCTCAAGACTTTCCCTCCCTTCCTCGACGATCTGGTCTGGGAGAAGGAATATCGGAAGGTGGAGTGGAAAGATGTGCCCTATCGCAAGACGATCACCGAATTTCTGAAGACGATCGATGAGCAAGTGCTCGTCCCGATCAACTTGGGGGCCTTTGCGACGGTGAAGGAAGCCAAGCGATTGCTGGCGCCGGGCGCGATCGGCTTTAGCGCCTTCGATGCTGGCACGGCGGATATGCAGGTGCTCAACGATCCGGACAAGCCCTGCTACGGCCAGTTCGGCGGACAGTACAGTTTCATGATCAATTTCGCCTTGGTCGAAGCGATCGCGAAACATCTGGGGTTGGGCGGGATCACCATCGAGCCGCAGCGGGAATTCGTCGGCCGGTCGTTGAATACGAATGTCATCACGCTCATGGACCTCCTCGCGACCCATCCGTCGGCCGGACCGAAGATGCAAGCGTGGGAGCAGGATCGGCTGGTGCTGAAGACGATCAAGGCGTTGAACGAATCCTACGAAAGCCCCTATAGCCGCATGTTGGAGTTCCCATTGCAGAAGAACATGCCGATGGAGGAGCGGGAAACCTTGAACGGGATGCTCCTCTCGCTCAAGCGCACCGGCGTGCCTGACACAGTCGCCTACCTGACCGAAGAAGAATTATTGGCAACGGCGCGCGATTTGGAAGCGGTCGGCTACGACCCCGATACGCTGAATGTGGCGCTCACGGCTCCTCCCAGCCCGATTGAGTATCATCACTTCACATGTAAGTAA
- the tatA gene encoding twin-arginine translocase TatA/TatE family subunit — MFGSFGWMELMLILIIVLIIFGAGKLPQLGEGLGKAIKGFKKSVHEADAIDVTPGDQPPVAPPQVQAQVMGQPEAVPPPAAPVAQPGQTKQG, encoded by the coding sequence ATGTTTGGCTCCTTCGGCTGGATGGAATTGATGCTGATCTTGATCATCGTGTTGATCATTTTCGGCGCAGGCAAATTGCCGCAACTGGGCGAGGGACTGGGTAAAGCGATCAAGGGATTTAAAAAGTCGGTCCATGAAGCCGATGCGATTGATGTGACGCCGGGCGATCAGCCGCCGGTGGCGCCGCCGCAAGTGCAGGCGCAAGTGATGGGTCAGCCGGAAGCGGTGCCGCCGCCGGCCGCGCCGGTCGCACAGCCGGGACAGACGAAGCAGGGATAA
- a CDS encoding ABC transporter ATP-binding protein translates to MAAPDPAFPQYQLRNILDDILTQLGLLIRLERKMLGIIASYAVAIGMFLLCVPIAVQELVSTFSFAVQPSMIFTLALVVGCALTGAAAFRILQARAVETLQQRIYTRIAIAFTETLPRLREESFLPQHAHRFSEADLLTRALVAMVADLFNVAVVGSIGMTMLVLFHPYFLLYNVTLVTGFVVLLTLFGRGGFLITLEMSRLNYEIYHWMQNIAANLPHLRAAGHSPYLMQKTDALTKAYARVRQRRSDLLTGRQYKAAALWQVVGHTGMIATAGMLVSTGQLTVGQFAAAELLAGQLLLNMDTLARRMVHMFFAFVSFREMNAFFSLPQDTHGAKAIVPVGHFGLEGVSIAARNLSFAHPNSTPLFEHLDLDVVAGEKIALLCQSNVQKTAVAKVLAGLLPPTGGVVRYNDMNLVEVSLESIDPYRGLMLDSQPTLLEGTIEDNLTLGRPAISHDDILWALHFVELDDEIDHFPDGLATQVTGHRDQFTLSQTLRLLLARAIVIRPHVLIIDGTLHNMIPTLRETILRRLCSKDEPWSVIFVTNDPTFATYVDRRVTVA, encoded by the coding sequence ATGGCCGCACCGGATCCCGCATTTCCTCAGTATCAACTCCGCAACATCCTCGACGACATCCTGACTCAATTGGGGTTGCTGATCCGGCTTGAGCGCAAGATGCTCGGCATCATCGCCTCCTATGCCGTGGCCATCGGGATGTTCCTATTGTGCGTCCCGATTGCCGTGCAGGAACTGGTCAGCACTTTTTCCTTCGCCGTACAGCCCTCCATGATCTTCACCTTGGCGCTTGTCGTAGGGTGCGCCCTCACGGGTGCGGCCGCCTTCCGCATCTTGCAGGCACGGGCGGTGGAAACCTTGCAACAACGCATCTACACCCGCATTGCCATCGCCTTTACTGAGACTCTGCCGCGGCTTCGGGAAGAGTCCTTTCTCCCGCAACATGCGCATCGTTTTTCCGAAGCCGATCTGCTGACCCGCGCCCTGGTCGCCATGGTGGCGGATCTCTTCAACGTCGCCGTCGTCGGAAGCATCGGCATGACCATGCTGGTCTTGTTCCACCCCTATTTTCTGCTCTACAACGTCACCCTGGTCACCGGTTTCGTCGTCCTGCTCACCTTGTTCGGGCGGGGCGGCTTCTTGATCACACTCGAAATGTCGCGGCTGAACTATGAGATCTACCACTGGATGCAGAATATCGCCGCCAATCTCCCGCACCTGCGCGCCGCCGGACATAGCCCCTACCTCATGCAGAAAACCGATGCGTTGACGAAGGCCTATGCCCGCGTGCGGCAACGCCGCTCCGACCTACTGACCGGCCGCCAGTATAAGGCGGCGGCACTCTGGCAAGTCGTCGGCCACACCGGCATGATCGCCACGGCCGGCATGCTCGTTTCAACCGGCCAGCTCACAGTAGGCCAGTTCGCCGCAGCGGAACTGCTGGCGGGACAGCTGCTCCTGAACATGGACACCCTGGCGCGCCGCATGGTCCACATGTTTTTCGCCTTCGTCTCGTTCCGCGAGATGAATGCGTTTTTTTCACTCCCCCAGGATACGCACGGCGCCAAAGCCATCGTCCCCGTGGGACACTTCGGGCTGGAGGGGGTCTCGATCGCCGCACGCAATCTTTCCTTCGCCCATCCGAACTCGACCCCGCTGTTCGAGCATCTCGATCTGGACGTCGTCGCCGGGGAAAAGATCGCTCTGCTCTGCCAGTCCAATGTGCAGAAAACTGCCGTGGCCAAGGTCCTAGCCGGCCTGCTCCCGCCCACCGGCGGCGTGGTGCGTTATAACGATATGAATCTGGTCGAGGTGAGCCTGGAGTCGATTGACCCCTATCGCGGCTTGATGCTCGACTCACAGCCCACGTTGCTCGAAGGGACGATTGAGGACAATCTGACGCTGGGCCGCCCTGCCATCTCCCATGACGATATTCTGTGGGCGCTCCATTTCGTGGAGCTGGATGACGAGATCGATCACTTTCCCGACGGCCTGGCCACGCAGGTGACGGGCCACCGCGATCAGTTCACGTTGAGCCAAACGCTGCGCCTTCTGCTCGCCCGCGCCATTGTGATCCGGCCGCATGTCCTGATCATCGACGGCACCCTGCACAATATGATTCCCACGCTACGCGAAACGATTTTGCGCCGGCTCTGCTCCAAGGACGAACCCTGGTCGGTCATCTTCGTCACCAACGATCCGACGTTTGCCACCTATGTCGACCGCCGCGTGACGGTCGCGTAA
- a CDS encoding universal stress protein → MFRKILVGNDGSDGAKNALQTALALAKRDGAELHEISIEERLPRYGALMGELDEAKEEARVFFHRVTQDAEAAAAAQGVTLASHVVPGHPVEAITKFAKDGSFDLLVVGFTGHSNIFGRIWGGTSQNLVRLSPCTVLVVK, encoded by the coding sequence ATGTTTCGAAAAATTCTGGTAGGCAATGACGGTTCCGACGGTGCGAAGAACGCGCTGCAGACGGCGCTGGCTCTCGCGAAGCGCGATGGCGCAGAGTTGCATGAAATTTCCATCGAGGAGCGCTTGCCTCGCTACGGCGCGCTGATGGGCGAACTGGACGAAGCGAAGGAGGAGGCCCGGGTATTCTTCCACCGCGTCACGCAGGATGCGGAAGCGGCGGCGGCCGCCCAGGGAGTCACACTCGCGTCGCACGTCGTGCCCGGGCATCCCGTGGAGGCCATCACGAAGTTTGCCAAAGACGGGAGCTTCGATCTCCTGGTCGTCGGCTTTACCGGACATTCCAATATCTTCGGCCGCATCTGGGGCGGTACGTCGCAGAATCTCGTGCGCTTGTCCCCTTGCACGGTGTTGGTCGTGAAGTGA
- a CDS encoding lipid-A-disaccharide synthase N-terminal domain-containing protein — protein MITTDTIWIATGFLGQGLFFGRWIVQWLASERSASSKVPISFWYLSLVGGLITLAYAIYRKDPVFIAGQSIGAVVYVRNLMLIYRPNPSKPVAGSGAQVTGDK, from the coding sequence ATGATCACGACTGACACCATCTGGATTGCCACGGGATTTCTCGGCCAGGGCCTGTTCTTCGGCCGCTGGATCGTGCAATGGCTCGCCTCGGAACGCAGCGCCTCCAGCAAAGTGCCGATCTCCTTCTGGTACCTCAGTCTGGTTGGAGGCCTCATCACGCTGGCCTATGCCATCTACCGGAAAGACCCCGTCTTCATCGCCGGGCAAAGTATCGGCGCCGTCGTCTACGTACGCAATCTCATGCTGATCTATCGCCCGAATCCCTCGAAGCCCGTGGCAGGCAGTGGCGCCCAGGTAACGGGTGACAAGTGA
- a CDS encoding cation:proton antiporter: MTWETAAVWMGMALLASLISVRIGVSVALVEICVGIAGGNVFGIQPTSWILSLAGFGSVVLTFLAGAEIDLDVMKNKWKETLGIGLASFLVPCLSVMAVAYWGAGWSLEASQIAGIALCATSVAVVYTVLVERGHNELELGKIILAACFVTDLGSVVALGLLFARYDWWMVAFLAVTAVTLWQLPGITRWFFNRVGKRISEPELKFVLLILFALGALASAAQSEAVLPAYLVGLVLAPIFLANKGLAHRLRTIALTILTPFYFLKAGVLVSLKAVLVTTALIGLFFAVNTAAKLVSVWPLTRLFRFHPKEGLYTTLLMATGLTFGTISSLFGLEHHLITREQYATLVTVVILTAIIPTLIAERWFDPGGKPAEERWPEQRPEGQTTSGAPPSRHSSPSSTEA; encoded by the coding sequence ATGACCTGGGAGACCGCAGCCGTTTGGATGGGGATGGCCTTGCTGGCGTCACTCATCTCCGTGCGCATCGGCGTCTCCGTCGCGCTGGTGGAAATCTGCGTCGGCATTGCCGGCGGCAACGTATTCGGCATTCAGCCGACCTCATGGATCCTGTCGCTGGCCGGATTCGGCAGCGTCGTCCTGACGTTCCTCGCCGGCGCCGAGATCGACCTTGATGTCATGAAGAATAAGTGGAAGGAGACACTCGGGATCGGCCTCGCCTCGTTTCTGGTGCCCTGCCTCAGCGTGATGGCCGTGGCCTATTGGGGGGCCGGGTGGTCGCTGGAAGCCTCGCAGATCGCGGGCATCGCCCTCTGCGCCACCTCCGTTGCCGTGGTCTATACCGTGCTCGTCGAGCGTGGGCACAATGAACTCGAATTGGGCAAGATCATTCTCGCCGCCTGTTTTGTGACCGATCTGGGATCAGTCGTCGCGCTTGGCCTCCTCTTCGCCCGATACGACTGGTGGATGGTGGCGTTTCTGGCGGTGACGGCGGTCACCCTCTGGCAATTGCCCGGCATCACCCGCTGGTTTTTCAACCGGGTCGGCAAGCGGATCAGTGAGCCGGAGCTCAAGTTCGTGCTGCTGATTCTCTTCGCCCTCGGCGCCCTGGCGAGCGCAGCACAAAGCGAGGCGGTCCTCCCCGCCTATCTCGTCGGCCTCGTGCTGGCCCCGATCTTTCTCGCCAACAAGGGCCTAGCACACCGGTTGCGGACCATCGCCCTGACGATTTTGACCCCCTTCTATTTTCTCAAGGCCGGCGTACTGGTCAGTCTTAAGGCCGTACTCGTGACCACGGCGTTGATCGGCCTGTTCTTCGCCGTCAATACGGCCGCCAAACTCGTCAGTGTCTGGCCGCTCACTCGCCTGTTTCGATTCCACCCGAAGGAAGGCCTGTACACCACGCTGCTGATGGCAACAGGCCTGACCTTCGGGACGATTTCGTCGCTATTCGGACTCGAACATCATCTGATCACCCGCGAGCAATACGCGACACTGGTGACCGTGGTGATCCTGACGGCGATTATCCCCACACTGATCGCCGAGCGATGGTTCGACCCGGGCGGCAAGCCTGCCGAAGAACGATGGCCGGAACAGAGACCGGAAGGACAGACGACGTCGGGTGCACCCCCCTCACGTCACAGTTCACCATCATCGACGGAGGCCTGA